The Hymenobacter oligotrophus genome has a window encoding:
- a CDS encoding DUF4394 domain-containing protein has translation MKQAFYLGRLTACALLLLGATSCEKALETELQNRFGKGNPPRSNPNAPAATTFYALAGGVRLDAYSTQRPETVLSSVSITGLQPAETILAIDFRPATGQLYGVGSTSRLYVINPQSGTARAIGSGPFTPALTGELAGFDFNPTVDRIRLVTDAGQNLRLNPETGTVAMVDGAINGAPGAMLAGAAYTNNVAGATTTTLYDIDVAAQMLYKQVPPNDGTLVPVGSLKLRITGEGGFDISPAGDVALGMFEVNKKSTLFSIDLATGDTRIIAKYDKDLMYTGLAIPTQPVAYAVGADNSLLIFNPQNPAANSVSKPISGLQPGEAILGIDFRPANGQLYALGSTSRLYTLNAASGAAAAVGTLSTPLSGTAFGFDFNPTVDRIRIVSNTGQNLRVNPANGAALVDGPLNPGTPAVTAAAYTNNFAGTTSTALFDIDSSTDKLYRQDPPNAGTLVEVGDLGLNVEAANGFDIGGTSNVPYALLTANGTTRLFRINTTTGAATPIGNFNGPANGLAVGLGF, from the coding sequence ATGAAACAGGCATTTTACTTAGGCCGGCTTACCGCGTGCGCTTTGCTGCTGTTGGGTGCAACTAGCTGCGAGAAAGCGTTGGAAACGGAGTTGCAAAACCGCTTTGGCAAGGGCAACCCGCCGCGCAGCAACCCCAATGCCCCTGCCGCTACTACCTTCTACGCGTTGGCCGGCGGAGTGCGCCTGGATGCTTATTCCACGCAACGCCCCGAAACCGTGCTTAGCTCGGTTTCGATTACGGGCCTGCAACCCGCCGAAACCATCTTGGCAATAGACTTCAGGCCGGCTACGGGCCAACTCTACGGCGTGGGCAGCACCAGCCGCCTCTACGTCATCAACCCGCAGTCGGGCACGGCCCGGGCCATTGGCAGCGGCCCCTTTACGCCGGCGCTTACGGGCGAGCTGGCCGGTTTCGATTTCAACCCTACCGTCGACCGCATTCGGCTGGTAACTGATGCGGGCCAGAACCTGCGCCTCAACCCCGAAACGGGCACTGTGGCGATGGTCGATGGGGCCATCAACGGCGCACCGGGGGCTATGCTGGCGGGCGCCGCCTACACCAACAACGTAGCCGGGGCCACCACCACTACCCTGTACGACATTGATGTGGCTGCCCAAATGCTCTACAAGCAAGTGCCGCCCAACGATGGCACCTTGGTGCCGGTAGGCTCGCTTAAGCTGAGAATAACCGGCGAAGGAGGTTTTGATATTTCCCCTGCCGGCGACGTGGCCCTGGGTATGTTCGAGGTGAACAAGAAGTCGACGCTCTTCAGCATCGACCTGGCAACCGGCGACACGCGCATTATCGCCAAGTACGACAAGGACTTGATGTACACGGGCCTGGCCATACCCACGCAGCCCGTTGCTTATGCAGTGGGCGCCGATAACAGCCTGCTCATTTTTAACCCGCAAAATCCGGCGGCCAACAGCGTAAGCAAACCCATTTCGGGCCTGCAACCGGGCGAGGCCATCCTGGGCATTGATTTCCGGCCCGCCAACGGGCAGCTTTACGCCTTGGGCAGCACCAGCCGCCTCTACACGCTCAACGCCGCTTCTGGCGCGGCCGCAGCGGTGGGCACGCTTAGCACGCCTCTTTCGGGCACGGCTTTCGGCTTCGACTTCAACCCCACCGTCGACCGCATCCGCATCGTCAGCAATACGGGCCAAAACCTGCGCGTGAACCCTGCCAATGGTGCTGCCTTGGTTGATGGCCCGCTGAACCCCGGCACGCCCGCCGTAACGGCTGCGGCCTACACCAACAACTTTGCGGGCACTACCTCCACCGCGCTTTTCGACATCGACTCGAGCACCGATAAGCTCTACCGCCAAGACCCGCCCAATGCCGGCACGCTGGTGGAGGTTGGCGACCTAGGGCTGAACGTGGAGGCCGCCAACGGCTTTGATATTGGCGGCACCAGCAACGTGCCCTATGCCCTGCTTACCGCAAATGGCACCACGCGCCTGTTTCGCATCAACACCACCACCGGCGCAGCTACGCCTATCGGCAACTTCAACGGTCCTGCCAATGGCTTGGCCGTTGGGTTGGGCTTTTAA
- the bla gene encoding subclass B1 metallo-beta-lactamase, with amino-acid sequence MKFLLASIWLVVVAAQANGQTSSPTAGQVVYQSGDLTITQVAPNTFVHTSFLNTQSFGRVACNGMVVRSGAETVVFDTPTSDKESKELIRWITTTLHCKVNAVVPTHFHEDCVGGLPEFARNNIPSYANQKTITYAKQRKFNVPQRGFANSLTLDLGGAKVYARFFGEGHTRDNIVGYFPADEVLFGGCLIKELNATKGNLADANLQAWPATVTKLKKACPNLRVVIPGHGQVGDTSLLDYTIRLFQQ; translated from the coding sequence ATGAAATTCCTTCTTGCCTCGATCTGGTTGGTGGTCGTTGCCGCCCAGGCCAATGGCCAAACCAGCAGCCCCACCGCCGGCCAGGTCGTGTACCAATCCGGCGACCTGACCATTACGCAGGTGGCCCCGAACACCTTTGTGCACACCTCCTTCCTGAATACCCAATCGTTTGGGCGGGTGGCCTGCAACGGCATGGTGGTGCGCAGCGGCGCCGAAACCGTGGTGTTCGATACGCCCACCTCCGACAAAGAATCGAAGGAGCTGATCCGTTGGATTACCACCACGCTGCACTGCAAAGTAAACGCCGTGGTGCCCACTCATTTTCACGAAGATTGCGTGGGCGGCTTACCGGAGTTTGCGCGGAACAACATTCCCTCCTACGCCAACCAAAAAACGATTACCTACGCCAAGCAGCGCAAATTCAACGTGCCCCAGCGCGGGTTTGCCAACAGCCTCACGCTCGACCTAGGCGGCGCGAAAGTGTACGCCCGGTTCTTCGGCGAAGGCCACACTCGCGACAACATTGTTGGGTATTTTCCGGCCGACGAAGTGCTGTTTGGTGGGTGCTTGATTAAAGAGCTAAACGCCACCAAAGGAAACCTCGCCGATGCCAACTTGCAGGCGTGGCCCGCTACGGTAACCAAGCTGAAGAAAGCTTGCCCAAATTTGAGGGTTGTTATTCCGGGCCACGGCCAAGTAGGTGATACTAGCCTGCTTGATTATACAATCCGTTTGTTTCAGCAATAA
- a CDS encoding DUF2268 domain-containing putative Zn-dependent protease (predicted Zn-dependent protease with a strongly conserved HExxH motif) encodes MFPFLRSATAALFGAVLLSACGRSAVAPPVATAASAPTAAQPAAPYQVINLMPAFDAFWQKAQAQDEAAQVKLFQQMLADRYPEVYNNNVLGGPTDKTFAEVLPMRYPKVQKMVLPKMELVLRLGKQIGQELPRYEASFRQTFPDLDYRGRIYFIYSLGGFDGGTRTIGGQQALLFGLDMIAYVYGQEADPAPFFHHEFFHVYHSQFFDRNESVASALWREGLATYVAKALNPSADGVNLFGLPLNTPARTQADLPRYARELRAVLDSEKQEDYARYFLGSMDEQAATPARSGYYLGYLVAEKLAKRHSLQELAHAKLAQLRPEIEQALRELETSPAAKP; translated from the coding sequence ATGTTTCCTTTCCTTCGTTCGGCCACGGCGGCGTTGTTCGGCGCGGTGTTGCTGTCGGCGTGTGGCCGCAGCGCAGTGGCGCCGCCCGTTGCAACTGCGGCTTCAGCACCAACTGCCGCCCAACCTGCCGCCCCGTACCAGGTCATCAACCTGATGCCAGCTTTCGATGCGTTCTGGCAAAAGGCTCAGGCGCAAGACGAAGCCGCCCAAGTGAAGCTGTTTCAGCAGATGCTGGCCGACCGCTACCCCGAGGTGTACAACAACAACGTGCTGGGCGGCCCCACCGACAAAACCTTTGCCGAGGTGCTGCCCATGCGCTACCCCAAAGTGCAGAAAATGGTGCTGCCCAAAATGGAATTGGTGCTGCGCCTAGGCAAGCAAATCGGCCAGGAGCTGCCGCGCTACGAGGCCAGCTTCCGCCAAACCTTCCCCGACCTCGACTACCGCGGCCGCATCTACTTCATCTATTCCCTAGGTGGTTTCGATGGCGGCACGCGCACCATCGGGGGCCAGCAGGCGCTGCTCTTCGGCCTCGATATGATTGCCTACGTGTACGGGCAGGAAGCTGACCCCGCGCCGTTCTTTCACCACGAGTTCTTTCACGTCTACCACAGCCAGTTTTTCGACCGCAACGAGTCGGTGGCCTCGGCGCTGTGGCGCGAGGGCCTGGCTACCTACGTAGCCAAAGCCCTGAACCCTTCGGCCGACGGCGTAAACCTGTTTGGCCTGCCGCTCAACACGCCCGCTCGCACGCAAGCCGATTTGCCGCGCTACGCCCGCGAGCTGCGCGCCGTGCTCGATTCGGAAAAGCAGGAAGATTACGCCCGCTATTTCCTAGGTAGCATGGATGAGCAAGCTGCTACGCCCGCCCGCTCGGGCTACTACCTAGGCTATTTGGTTGCCGAAAAGCTGGCCAAGCGCCACTCCTTGCAAGAGCTGGCCCACGCCAAACTAGCGCAGCTACGCCCCGAAATCGAGCAAGCCTTGCGCGAGCTCGAAACCTCCCCAGCCGCCAAACCTTAG
- a CDS encoding DUF72 domain-containing protein, giving the protein MAATHYIGCSGFSFRDWKGVFYPEGLPPRKWFEYYCTQFSTLELNVTFYRMPEPEAFEGWYHRSPEHFRFAVKAPRAVTHYKKFGPEAQPILADFYGTVQEGLRDKLGPVLFQLPPKAAYSDELLHRLLDSLDPAFRNVLEFRHPSWWSGEVFRELARHNISFCGQSHPQPLPDEVVANTPLLYYRFHGVPELYKSAYDKAFLQRIAAEVQAAKQAKEVYLFFNNGIGGVGAVNARQMQQLLPATPAGQP; this is encoded by the coding sequence ATGGCTGCTACCCACTACATTGGCTGCTCGGGCTTTTCGTTTCGCGATTGGAAGGGCGTGTTCTACCCCGAGGGCTTGCCGCCGCGCAAGTGGTTTGAGTACTACTGCACGCAGTTCAGCACGCTCGAGCTGAACGTGACCTTTTACCGCATGCCCGAGCCGGAGGCGTTTGAGGGCTGGTACCACCGCAGCCCCGAGCACTTTCGTTTTGCCGTGAAAGCCCCGCGGGCCGTTACGCACTACAAAAAGTTTGGGCCCGAAGCGCAGCCCATTCTGGCCGATTTCTACGGTACGGTGCAAGAGGGCTTGCGCGACAAGCTGGGGCCGGTATTGTTTCAGCTGCCACCCAAAGCCGCCTACTCCGACGAGCTGCTGCACCGCCTGCTCGATAGCCTAGACCCGGCTTTCCGAAACGTGCTCGAGTTTCGGCATCCGAGCTGGTGGAGCGGCGAGGTGTTTCGGGAGCTGGCCCGGCACAACATCAGCTTTTGCGGGCAAAGCCACCCGCAGCCCCTGCCCGACGAGGTAGTGGCCAACACGCCGCTGCTGTACTACCGCTTCCATGGCGTGCCCGAGCTGTACAAATCGGCCTACGACAAGGCTTTTCTGCAACGCATTGCCGCCGAGGTGCAAGCCGCCAAGCAGGCAAAGGAGGTGTACTTGTTTTTCAACAACGGCATCGGCGGCGTGGGCGCCGTAAATGCCCGGCAAATGCAGCAGTTGTTGCCAGCCACACCGGCCGGGCAGCCCTAG
- a CDS encoding DUF4062 domain-containing protein — protein MAKQITHVSLFLASPSDLSEERQSVQQVVDELNTLMRTTMSIHLDLLTWETDAYPSAGIDAQDVINNQIGSDYDIFIGMMWQRFGTPTGRAGSGTEEEFERAYSRFVETKGKTKIMLYFSSKPIPPDDINFDELSKVRSFKLRAQELGILHWAFNDNDSFQKMLKIHLANQIKDVVESLHTNINPNKYNNDSNIESHSPEDIDNTEDENGYFDLLEIFLDNFSQIETTLTKMGEHIEDLGQQISRKANKLDTLNKSPNKSPNSYRILFESTSSDIINYVNLTSIELPRFHDLFTNGIDAFSDALTIHESSGNKMEPQELEELIESIIGTKVNIYFASNSMVGFRDNVSQIPSAAKSLNRATRLLKNTLNNVITEFNNSTILLDELEKTVHSMLIRTQDGDSEATLI, from the coding sequence ATGGCAAAACAAATTACACATGTAAGTTTATTCCTCGCTTCACCTTCCGATCTATCAGAAGAAAGGCAATCAGTTCAACAAGTCGTAGATGAGCTGAATACCCTTATGAGGACAACCATGAGTATTCATCTTGATCTACTAACATGGGAAACCGACGCTTACCCATCAGCAGGAATAGATGCTCAAGATGTTATTAACAATCAGATTGGCAGTGATTACGATATTTTTATTGGAATGATGTGGCAAAGATTTGGCACCCCAACGGGTAGAGCTGGCTCAGGAACAGAAGAAGAGTTCGAAAGAGCTTACTCAAGATTTGTCGAAACCAAAGGCAAAACAAAGATTATGCTATATTTTAGTTCTAAACCAATACCACCAGATGATATCAATTTCGATGAATTATCTAAAGTAAGATCTTTTAAATTACGTGCCCAAGAACTAGGAATACTACATTGGGCTTTCAATGACAATGATTCTTTTCAGAAAATGTTAAAAATACATCTCGCTAATCAAATTAAAGATGTAGTTGAAAGCTTACACACTAATATAAATCCTAACAAATATAACAACGATTCAAATATCGAATCCCACTCTCCAGAAGACATAGATAATACTGAGGATGAAAACGGATATTTCGATTTGTTAGAGATATTTTTAGACAATTTCTCCCAAATAGAGACAACTCTCACTAAAATGGGTGAACACATAGAGGATTTAGGACAACAAATTAGCAGAAAAGCAAATAAGTTAGATACACTGAATAAGTCACCTAATAAATCTCCTAATAGCTACAGGATACTATTTGAAAGCACATCGTCTGACATAATAAATTATGTTAATTTAACCAGCATTGAATTACCAAGATTTCATGACCTATTCACAAATGGCATAGATGCTTTTTCTGATGCACTTACCATTCACGAAAGCTCTGGCAATAAAATGGAACCCCAAGAATTAGAAGAGCTCATAGAGAGCATCATAGGAACTAAAGTGAACATATACTTTGCCTCAAATTCAATGGTTGGTTTTCGAGATAATGTCAGCCAGATACCTTCAGCTGCAAAAAGCTTGAATAGAGCAACCAGACTTTTAAAGAATACACTAAATAACGTTATTACAGAATTCAACAACTCAACCATATTATTAGATGAATTAGAAAAAACAGTGCATTCCATGCTAATAAGAACCCAAGATGGTGATTCTGAAGCTACTCTTATTTAG
- a CDS encoding efflux RND transporter periplasmic adaptor subunit produces the protein MPLYHTPKAFFIWQWLRRCSRCLPGQQRRVVHLGRVLAVGGLLLLAACGDKEKEAEGQGASGKEAGPTPVSLVAAQKRSAVYYDEYPATVVALNNVELRSQVAGFITGIFFKEGELVPKGKPLYEIDRRKYQAALSQAQANLLSAQAELKNANVNLQRYQRLAEQDAVARQILDNAVTTQASARAQVEVARAAVATARTDLDYSLINAPFTGRIGISQVRLGAQVSPGTTLLNTLSSEDPIGVDFVINEKELGRYVALQQEQQRGTGADTTFRLLLPDGKLYADGGRILAIDRGVDNQTGTTQVRVQFGNQQRLLKDGMSTVLRVLNRASGVQVVVPHKAILDQMGESFVFVVRDTVALQRKVELGPRLRDQIVVLKGLKEGEKIVTEGLQQLRDSAVVTLGAPKQGGGKGGSGADKAAQKGGGRKQAGQP, from the coding sequence ATGCCGCTATACCACACACCAAAGGCTTTTTTTATCTGGCAATGGCTTCGCCGCTGCAGCCGCTGCCTGCCTGGCCAGCAACGCAGGGTAGTGCACCTAGGGCGCGTGCTGGCAGTAGGCGGGTTGCTGCTGCTTGCGGCCTGCGGCGATAAGGAGAAAGAAGCCGAAGGCCAAGGCGCCAGCGGCAAAGAGGCTGGCCCTACGCCCGTAAGCCTGGTGGCCGCCCAAAAGCGCTCCGCCGTGTACTACGACGAGTACCCCGCCACCGTGGTAGCCCTGAACAACGTGGAGCTGCGCAGCCAAGTGGCCGGGTTTATCACGGGCATCTTTTTCAAGGAAGGCGAGCTGGTGCCCAAAGGCAAGCCGCTGTACGAAATCGACCGCCGCAAGTACCAGGCTGCGCTCAGCCAGGCGCAGGCCAACCTGCTCAGTGCCCAGGCCGAGCTGAAAAACGCCAACGTAAACCTGCAGCGCTACCAGCGGCTGGCCGAGCAGGATGCCGTGGCCCGGCAAATACTCGACAACGCCGTAACCACCCAAGCCAGCGCCCGCGCCCAGGTGGAGGTGGCCCGCGCCGCTGTAGCCACTGCCCGCACCGACCTCGACTACTCGCTGATAAATGCGCCGTTTACGGGCCGCATTGGCATTTCGCAGGTGCGCCTAGGCGCGCAGGTGAGCCCCGGCACCACGCTGCTGAACACCTTATCGAGCGAAGACCCGATTGGCGTCGATTTCGTCATCAACGAAAAGGAGTTGGGCCGCTATGTGGCCTTGCAGCAGGAGCAGCAACGTGGTACCGGGGCTGATACCACCTTCCGGCTGCTGCTGCCCGATGGCAAGCTCTACGCCGATGGCGGCCGCATTCTGGCTATTGATCGGGGAGTCGATAACCAAACCGGTACCACGCAGGTGCGCGTGCAGTTCGGTAACCAGCAGCGCCTGCTTAAGGACGGCATGAGCACGGTACTGCGGGTGCTCAACCGCGCTTCGGGCGTGCAGGTGGTGGTACCGCACAAAGCCATTCTCGACCAAATGGGCGAGAGTTTCGTGTTTGTGGTGCGCGACACCGTAGCCCTGCAACGCAAAGTAGAGCTGGGGCCCCGCCTGCGCGACCAGATAGTGGTGCTGAAGGGCCTGAAGGAGGGCGAAAAGATTGTAACGGAAGGCTTGCAGCAGCTGCGCGACAGTGCCGTGGTAACCCTAGGTGCACCTAAACAAGGTGGCGGCAAGGGCGGCTCCGGCGCCGACAAAGCAGCCCAAAAAGGTGGCGGCCGAAAACAAGCAGGCCAGCCATGA
- a CDS encoding S41 family peptidase has translation MKALLGFVCLLVGVAQAAWAQQQPAPLPAAPASSLTLLEPPQLQQDLDSLHAWLHATHPNLHLRLSHEADERQWQRVRAQLNQPLTAGEFAQLVMPLTTQYADGHTGLSYDFSDAAFQAYSQRGGLFFPLNVTLQKGKLYVAESAAQSEVRPGALIRRINGESADALVQNMLRYWPADHQKNREATTARLFGFTLWSLYGWGESVQLEFQNYGQRQKQTTTLRGIPAERLMQLMNVGPRKYKLTLHEPESLAVLEFFGFQQNKATTAFLDSAFTVIKQKGIRHLAVDIRRNGGGNSAVGAQLLQYLTTKPYLQGAAKELRYSQALPQQPYNKWFKDLLAANQGNANGRYRHSSTPQPPAPLAKPELFFSGKFYLLTGPRTFSSAHMLAAAVKAYHLGTIVGEETGNAMRFFGEPLSFQLPNTKLWGMCAGAEWWAADYTSQTQDTGVQPDVEVKPTPKDLAEGTDAVLQYLKQAIAAQDATASAQP, from the coding sequence ATGAAAGCACTCCTAGGTTTTGTATGCTTGCTCGTTGGCGTGGCGCAGGCCGCGTGGGCGCAGCAGCAGCCCGCTCCGCTTCCGGCGGCCCCCGCTTCCAGCCTCACGTTGCTCGAGCCGCCGCAGCTGCAACAAGACCTGGATAGCCTGCACGCCTGGCTGCACGCTACGCACCCCAACCTGCACCTGCGCCTTAGCCACGAGGCCGACGAGCGACAGTGGCAACGCGTGCGGGCGCAGCTCAATCAGCCGCTCACGGCCGGCGAGTTTGCGCAGCTGGTAATGCCCCTTACCACGCAGTACGCCGACGGCCACACCGGCCTGAGCTACGACTTCTCGGATGCGGCTTTTCAGGCCTACAGCCAGCGCGGGGGCTTGTTTTTTCCGCTGAATGTAACGCTGCAAAAAGGCAAGCTCTACGTTGCCGAGTCGGCCGCGCAGAGCGAGGTGCGTCCCGGGGCCCTCATTCGCCGGATAAATGGCGAAAGCGCCGATGCGTTGGTGCAAAACATGCTGCGCTACTGGCCCGCCGACCATCAGAAAAACCGCGAAGCCACCACGGCCCGACTGTTCGGCTTCACGCTCTGGAGCCTCTACGGCTGGGGCGAGAGCGTGCAGCTGGAGTTTCAGAACTACGGCCAGCGCCAAAAGCAAACCACGACATTGCGCGGCATTCCGGCCGAGCGGCTGATGCAGCTCATGAACGTGGGGCCGCGCAAGTACAAGCTCACCTTGCACGAGCCCGAAAGCTTGGCCGTGCTGGAGTTTTTCGGCTTCCAGCAAAACAAAGCCACCACCGCTTTTCTCGATTCGGCCTTCACCGTCATCAAGCAAAAAGGCATTCGGCACCTAGCCGTGGATATTCGGCGCAACGGCGGCGGCAACTCGGCGGTGGGCGCTCAGCTGCTGCAATACCTCACCACCAAGCCCTACCTGCAGGGCGCGGCCAAGGAGCTGCGCTACTCGCAGGCCTTGCCCCAGCAGCCCTACAATAAGTGGTTTAAGGATCTGCTCGCGGCCAACCAAGGCAATGCCAATGGCCGCTACCGCCACAGCAGCACGCCGCAACCGCCTGCGCCGCTGGCCAAGCCCGAGCTGTTTTTCAGCGGCAAGTTTTACCTGCTTACGGGGCCGCGCACGTTCTCCTCGGCCCACATGCTGGCCGCAGCCGTGAAGGCCTACCACCTAGGCACCATTGTGGGCGAAGAAACCGGCAACGCCATGCGCTTTTTTGGCGAGCCGCTGAGCTTTCAGCTGCCCAATACCAAGCTGTGGGGCATGTGTGCGGGCGCCGAGTGGTGGGCAGCGGACTATACCTCCCAAACCCAAGACACTGGCGTGCAGCCCGACGTGGAGGTAAAGCCCACCCCCAAAGACCTGGCCGAGGGCACCGATGCCGTGCTGCAGTACCTCAAGCAAGCTATTGCCGCGCAAGACGCTACCGCCTCGGCGCAACCCTAG
- a CDS encoding DUF72 domain-containing protein encodes MPTYNIGCSGYHYRHWRGLFYPEKLPMRRWFEYYAEHFATLELNVTFYRFPQLSFLQNWYQISPPAFVFAVKAPRLITHYKQFNGVGELLLDFYGTVQEGLQEKLGPVLFQLPPRAAYTAERLQRILNYLDPAFQNVLEFRHPSWWHPAVYAALAERGISFCGQSHPELPDAVVATGPVLYYRFHGVPRLYQSPYSPEFLQRVHAEVAAAPQVEQAYLYFNNDIDASAIADARHMQALAAPGT; translated from the coding sequence ATGCCCACCTACAACATTGGCTGCTCTGGTTATCACTACCGCCACTGGCGCGGCCTGTTTTACCCCGAAAAGCTGCCCATGCGGCGGTGGTTCGAGTACTATGCCGAGCACTTTGCCACGCTCGAGCTGAACGTGACGTTTTACCGCTTTCCGCAGCTCTCGTTTCTGCAGAACTGGTACCAAATCAGCCCACCCGCGTTTGTGTTTGCCGTGAAAGCGCCGCGTCTGATTACCCACTACAAGCAATTCAACGGGGTAGGAGAGTTGCTGCTCGATTTTTATGGCACGGTGCAAGAGGGCTTGCAAGAAAAGCTTGGGCCGGTGCTGTTTCAGCTGCCACCTAGGGCGGCCTACACCGCCGAGCGTCTGCAGCGCATCCTGAATTACCTCGATCCGGCTTTCCAGAATGTGTTGGAGTTTCGGCACCCGAGTTGGTGGCACCCGGCCGTGTACGCGGCGCTAGCCGAGCGCGGCATCAGCTTTTGTGGCCAAAGCCACCCCGAGCTGCCCGATGCCGTGGTGGCCACCGGGCCGGTGCTTTACTACCGCTTTCACGGGGTGCCGCGCTTGTATCAGTCGCCCTATAGCCCGGAGTTTCTGCAGCGCGTGCACGCCGAGGTTGCTGCTGCCCCGCAGGTAGAGCAGGCGTATTTGTACTTCAACAACGACATCGACGCCTCGGCCATTGCCGATGCCCGGCACATGCAAGCCCTAGCCGCCCCCGGCACCTAG
- a CDS encoding TolC family protein, translating into MHPALFLLLLCPATPHRRRALLPVALLVWLLRAVPALGQQAPARPVPPSPDFSLEQCLQYALSNQPLIRQARLDEQTNEADIRIGLAGWLPQVNLTGNAQHYFQLPFTVFPNEQGQQVPRQIGLRNTSTFSLAGTQALYNNEVWLALRSARPSRVLYRQITQTAQTNVVADVSKAFFDVLLSQRQLGVYQADITRLQRALKDARARYDAGVSDKIDFKQAEISLNTSLAARKQVAESIKAKTAFLKQLMGLPNEQALQLRYDTLRLEQDALADTTLGVNPTNRLEYQQLQTEKALQAAQIGYYRWAFLPALSAYGNYNTVFQNNEFSRLYSRRFPSSFAGVQLALPVFTGTRRLQNLRRARLLDERLDEDLVATRNLITTEYEQALATYKGYFADYQLGKRNLALSQEVYDVVNLQYREGIKPYLDVLVAQTTLRTAQLNYYVALFQVLSSKVDLQRARGELPINY; encoded by the coding sequence ATGCACCCAGCGCTGTTCTTGTTATTGCTGTGCCCAGCCACTCCGCACCGGCGGCGTGCCTTGCTGCCCGTGGCCTTGCTGGTATGGCTGCTGCGCGCGGTGCCGGCCCTAGGTCAGCAGGCACCTGCCCGGCCGGTGCCGCCCAGCCCCGACTTCTCGCTGGAGCAATGCCTGCAGTACGCGCTCAGCAATCAGCCCCTCATCCGGCAGGCGCGGCTCGATGAGCAAACCAACGAGGCCGACATCCGGATTGGGTTGGCGGGCTGGCTGCCGCAGGTAAACCTCACGGGCAACGCGCAGCACTATTTTCAGCTGCCCTTTACGGTTTTCCCGAACGAGCAAGGCCAGCAGGTGCCGCGCCAAATTGGTTTGCGCAACACCTCCACGTTTTCGCTGGCCGGCACGCAGGCCCTCTACAACAACGAGGTGTGGCTGGCCTTGCGCAGCGCCCGGCCCTCGCGCGTGCTCTACCGGCAAATCACCCAAACCGCCCAAACCAACGTGGTGGCCGATGTGAGCAAGGCCTTTTTTGATGTGCTGCTCTCGCAACGCCAGCTGGGCGTGTACCAGGCCGACATTACCCGGCTGCAGCGCGCCCTGAAAGACGCCCGCGCCCGCTACGACGCCGGTGTGTCGGATAAAATCGACTTCAAACAAGCTGAAATTTCGCTGAATACCTCGTTGGCCGCACGCAAGCAGGTAGCCGAAAGCATCAAGGCCAAAACGGCGTTTCTAAAACAGCTGATGGGCCTGCCCAACGAGCAAGCCCTGCAACTCCGCTACGATACGCTACGCCTCGAGCAGGATGCGTTGGCTGATACTACCCTAGGGGTAAACCCCACCAACCGCCTCGAGTACCAGCAACTGCAAACCGAAAAAGCCCTGCAGGCCGCGCAAATTGGCTACTACCGCTGGGCCTTTTTGCCGGCGCTTTCGGCCTACGGCAACTACAACACGGTATTTCAGAACAACGAATTCTCGCGGTTGTACAGCCGCCGCTTCCCGAGCTCGTTTGCGGGTGTGCAGCTGGCCTTGCCGGTGTTTACGGGCACGCGGCGGCTGCAAAACCTGCGCCGCGCCCGCCTGCTCGACGAACGCCTCGACGAAGACCTGGTAGCCACCCGCAACCTCATTACCACCGAGTACGAGCAGGCCTTGGCCACCTACAAAGGCTACTTCGCCGATTACCAGCTGGGCAAGCGCAACCTGGCCTTGTCGCAGGAGGTGTACGACGTGGTAAACCTGCAGTACCGCGAAGGCATTAAGCCCTACCTCGATGTGCTGGTGGCCCAAACCACGCTGCGCACCGCCCAGCTCAACTACTACGTGGCCTTGTTTCAGGTGCTCAGCAGCAAAGTCGATTTGCAGCGGGCCCGGGGCGAGCTGCCCATCAACTACTAA